The DNA segment TCATCGCATACGTTCTTGCTGCTACAGCTTGAGTTTTTAACGCTTCAATATTCCAAAATGGATACATTTCAATCGGGACAACGCCCTTTAAGTAATTCTCCATCGAAACGGAGTTTAGTGGGCGGATATATTTTTTGTTTTCAATCATAAAATCAAAGCTGCCTAAATAGAGACGACTATTAATGGAAAGTTGTGAGCTGGATTGAATAGGACTGGCCGAAAATGAATCATATGAATGTAAAAGATTATTATCTTTATATAGTGCTATTTTTTCATTTTCTAATTTTATTAAATAGGTGCTTCCAGATTTTAAAAGGATATTTGGGTCATTCGTTTTATAGTCACCGTTTGGTTTAAGGGTAACTTCTGATTTGTTACCTAAAAAATTAATCAATTTCACCTTAACAATTGGTTCTGACTGCACTTCTGCAAACCCGTGACCAAATGGAAATACAGATAAAAATAAAGATAACACTGCTACACAAAGTATGATTTTATTCAACGAATGATATCCCTCCGAAACTAGTAATATAGGACCAGCTGTTAGGATAATCATATAGTATTAGATTAAGTTACGACAATGGAATATTATTTCCAAATAACATCTTTAAGAATGAGCAAGTTCCTGCTTTAATAATGGCTGTGTCATTGTTGGTAGAAGAACTTCAATGCACGTTCCCTCATTTACTTTGCTAGTTATGTTTAATGTACCATGGTGATTTTCAACTATCTTAAAACAAGTCATTAATCCAAGTCCAGTTCCCTTTTCTTTTGTGGTATAAAAAGGCTCTCCAAGTGTAGAAATTCGTTCTTCAGGTATTCCCAATCCTGTATCATTAATCTGTACTGAAATTTCCCCTTCCTGCTTTTCTTTTACGATTACCTCTATCGTTCCACCCTTCGGCATGGCTTCGATTGCATTTTTCAAAAGGTTTAAGAAAACCTGTTTTAATTGATTTTCCTCACAGCTGATGCTGGGAAGTTCAGGACTAAACTCGGTGAGAATTTGGACATTGTTCAAGATAGACTGGTTGTTAATTAAGGTGATAACATCAGTTAGTAATGTCTTGATATTTTGTTCAACAAAAACAGCTGCCGTTGGTTTTGCAAGGACAAGAAATTCTCCAACGATTGAATTAATCCGGTCAAGTTCTGTTAAAACAATATCGAGGTATTGATTATTTTTCGCGCCAGATTTCATTAGCTGAATAAATCCTTTAATGGAAGTAAGTGGATTCCGAATTTCATGTGCAATCCCTGCAGCCATTTGCCCAAGTAGAGCCAATTTTTCAGACTTTTGAAGAAGTCGCTCGGTTTCTTCCTTTTTCTCCGTAATATCCTTACCAATTGATAGAACGGCCTCTTTTTCACCAAAGACAATAGATAGGGAAGATACTTCAAAAAAGAAAGTGGTTCCATCTATACGCTTTGCTCTATATTCAATCGTGTGGATTGGCTGTTTCTCTTTCTTTATTTGCTTATAGCGCTCTAATAAACGATCCATATATTCAGGAACAATGAAGTCAAAAATTGACTTTCCAATGATTTCGTCTTTATGCTGAGCACGAAGCATACTTACTGCAGCATTATTCACATAAAGTAATCTATGATCCCTAGTAATATAAACGGGTTCGGGCAACGAATCAATCAATCTCTTATAACTTATCTCTCCAGCTTGTGCCCTTTTTTCATAGTAACGTGACTTATCATATTGCCAGCCGACAAACCATGCTAACAAGGTAAAGAGAAAGAAGTCAATTTCAAATATTGGATCCTTCTCGGATAGATACTGATAAATGGTAAATAAAATTGAAATGGAAACGAGAATAAGTTGGCCCAATCTTTTCATGATATTTTCCCTCTTATATAGATATATTTTCCTATACCATTCGACAAATCCAGTAATTTTCCTTTTCCCTTCCCTACATATTCACTAAATTGTTTCATATTTCGAGAGGAAATAAAAAAAATGGCGAGACCATGTGTCCCGCCAACGATTTATTTTGAATCAACCTCTCTTAAAAACTCTCCAACTACTTGTAAATACTCCTCTGGCTCTTCAACATATGGCATATGCGCACTGTTTTCAAACACATGGAAGCGTGAATTTGGTGTTAAACTGCTAAAATACTCAGTAGACTCTGGGGTAGCTTCATCAAAGCGCCCGCATGTAAAAAGGGTTGGACACGAAATATCCTTTAATTGAGCGGTACAATCAAACTCTTTAAGGTTACCTAATACCGTAAATTCAGATGGCCCCCACATGATATTGTATACTTCTGGATTTCTATATTGAGAGCCTTGCTTTAACCAGTCAGGAAAAGGATCTAAACGGCAAACAAAGTTTTTGTTAAATTCATCAGTTGCCTCTTTGAATTCCTTGGAATCGGTTGTCCCATTTTCCTCACATCGTTTGATCGTTTCTTGGACCTCAAGAGGCAGTTTTTGTAGATTTCGCTTCTGGTCCTGTT comes from the Neobacillus sp. PS2-9 genome and includes:
- a CDS encoding ATP-binding protein, whose amino-acid sequence is MKRLGQLILVSISILFTIYQYLSEKDPIFEIDFFLFTLLAWFVGWQYDKSRYYEKRAQAGEISYKRLIDSLPEPVYITRDHRLLYVNNAAVSMLRAQHKDEIIGKSIFDFIVPEYMDRLLERYKQIKKEKQPIHTIEYRAKRIDGTTFFFEVSSLSIVFGEKEAVLSIGKDITEKKEETERLLQKSEKLALLGQMAAGIAHEIRNPLTSIKGFIQLMKSGAKNNQYLDIVLTELDRINSIVGEFLVLAKPTAAVFVEQNIKTLLTDVITLINNQSILNNVQILTEFSPELPSISCEENQLKQVFLNLLKNAIEAMPKGGTIEVIVKEKQEGEISVQINDTGLGIPEERISTLGEPFYTTKEKGTGLGLMTCFKIVENHHGTLNITSKVNEGTCIEVLLPTMTQPLLKQELAHS
- a CDS encoding proline iminopeptidase-family hydrolase; the encoded protein is MMGEERFIEVTGGKVWVQIFNESAPGTPVIILHGGPGSSSYSLQGLKALAEDRPVILYDQLGCGRSDRPIDTSLWRMERFVKELGQVRQALNLDVVHILGHSWGTTLAAAYCLTQPSGVKSVIFSSSCLSAPLWEQDQKRNLQKLPLEVQETIKRCEENGTTDSKEFKEATDEFNKNFVCRLDPFPDWLKQGSQYRNPEVYNIMWGPSEFTVLGNLKEFDCTAQLKDISCPTLFTCGRFDEATPESTEYFSSLTPNSRFHVFENSAHMPYVEEPEEYLQVVGEFLREVDSK